In one window of Gammaproteobacteria bacterium DNA:
- the glgB gene encoding 1,4-alpha-glucan branching protein GlgB, which translates to MHRILEARHHDPFDVLGRQHDANGALVRVFMPRAETVRIAGGGPGLERIQGTDFFECRGPDDVLTPRYQLDWTDRQGREHQSYDPYTFGPQLSDYDLHLFGEGRHWYVYRLLGAHLHTVDGIGGVRFSTWAPNAERVSVVGEFNDWDGRCSQMRIRGSSGVWELFLPGLGPGTLYKFEIRNRFDGRIYLKSDPYGQLCELRPSTASEVAPPDEWDWGDAAWIAERASNDWLHTPLSVYEVHLGSWTRGENGGFLDYRALAKRLVAYVKKLGFTHIELLPITEHLHDASWGYQTIGMFAPTRRFGMPEDLRYFVDHCHRNGIGVILDWVPAHFPKDAHGLARFDGTPLYEHEDPRKGERRDRGTLIYNYGRNEVTNYLLASAMYWLEEFHIDGLRVDAVASMLYLDYSREEGDWHPNEYGGNENLEAIEFLREFNNVTQRECPGTLVMAEESTAWPQVTRPTWLGGLGFSMKWNMGWMHDALEYMAKDPIHRHYHHDRLTFGLLYSFTENFILPFCHDEVVHGKGSMIGKMPGDEWRKFANLRLLYTYMFTYPGKKLLFMGSEFGQGREWNADASLDWAELEQSNNRGVQALIAELNRLYREVPAIHRHDFEARGFEWIDCHDAQQSVLSYQRRVGDDLVVVVLNFTPVPRPGYRLGIPRAGNYRERLNSDSRYFGGTNLGNGGMVVAEPTPSMGHPWSLNLTLPPLAGIVLIPE; encoded by the coding sequence ATGCATCGAATCCTCGAGGCGCGTCATCACGACCCGTTCGATGTGCTGGGTCGCCAACACGATGCGAATGGGGCCCTCGTCAGGGTATTCATGCCGAGAGCGGAAACCGTTCGAATCGCCGGGGGTGGCCCCGGGCTGGAGCGCATCCAAGGCACGGATTTTTTCGAGTGTCGGGGCCCCGATGACGTATTGACCCCACGATATCAGCTTGACTGGACCGACAGGCAGGGACGCGAACATCAGTCCTACGACCCCTACACCTTCGGCCCCCAGCTCTCCGACTACGATCTGCATCTGTTTGGCGAGGGACGCCACTGGTACGTCTACCGCTTGCTCGGCGCCCACCTGCACACCGTCGACGGGATCGGCGGGGTACGGTTCTCGACATGGGCCCCGAACGCTGAGCGTGTGAGTGTCGTGGGCGAGTTCAACGACTGGGACGGTCGCTGCAGCCAGATGCGCATCCGCGGATCGAGCGGGGTTTGGGAACTGTTCCTGCCCGGTCTTGGGCCGGGCACGCTGTACAAGTTCGAGATCCGCAACCGGTTCGACGGCAGGATCTATCTGAAATCAGACCCCTACGGACAACTTTGCGAGCTGCGACCTTCCACGGCCTCGGAGGTGGCGCCGCCCGACGAGTGGGATTGGGGAGACGCAGCCTGGATCGCCGAACGCGCCAGCAATGACTGGCTGCACACGCCACTTTCGGTCTACGAGGTGCATCTCGGTTCCTGGACGAGGGGCGAGAACGGCGGATTTCTCGACTACCGGGCACTGGCGAAGCGACTGGTCGCCTACGTCAAGAAGCTCGGTTTCACGCACATCGAACTGCTGCCCATCACCGAGCATCTGCATGACGCATCCTGGGGGTATCAGACCATAGGGATGTTCGCGCCGACCCGCCGCTTCGGCATGCCCGAGGACCTCCGTTATTTCGTGGACCACTGCCATCGCAACGGTATTGGCGTTATCCTCGACTGGGTCCCTGCGCACTTCCCCAAAGATGCCCACGGGCTCGCGCGCTTCGACGGCACCCCGCTGTACGAACACGAAGACCCGCGCAAGGGGGAACGCCGAGACAGGGGCACGTTGATCTACAACTACGGCAGAAACGAGGTCACCAACTACCTGCTGGCCAGCGCCATGTACTGGCTGGAGGAGTTTCACATCGACGGCCTGCGCGTGGACGCCGTCGCCTCGATGCTCTATCTGGACTATTCGCGCGAAGAGGGTGACTGGCACCCGAACGAGTACGGCGGCAACGAGAATCTCGAGGCGATCGAGTTCCTCAGGGAGTTCAACAACGTCACGCAGCGCGAGTGTCCCGGGACCCTGGTGATGGCCGAGGAATCCACCGCCTGGCCCCAGGTGACCCGACCGACCTGGCTTGGCGGCCTGGGATTCTCCATGAAATGGAACATGGGCTGGATGCACGACGCCCTCGAGTACATGGCCAAGGATCCGATCCATCGTCACTACCACCACGACCGGCTGACCTTCGGGCTGCTCTATTCCTTCACCGAGAACTTCATCCTGCCCTTCTGCCACGACGAGGTGGTGCACGGCAAGGGCTCGATGATCGGGAAAATGCCCGGCGACGAGTGGCGGAAATTCGCGAACCTGCGCCTGCTCTACACCTACATGTTCACCTACCCCGGCAAGAAACTGCTCTTCATGGGGAGCGAGTTCGGCCAGGGCCGCGAGTGGAATGCCGACGCGTCGCTTGACTGGGCGGAACTGGAACAGTCGAACAACCGGGGCGTGCAGGCCCTGATCGCCGAACTCAACCGCCTGTATCGCGAAGTCCCTGCCATTCACAGGCACGACTTCGAGGCGCGCGGTTTCGAGTGGATCGACTGCCACGACGCTCAGCAGTCGGTGCTCAGTTACCAGCGCCGCGTCGGGGACGATCTGGTCGTCGTGGTGCTCAATTTCACCCCGGTACCGCGGCCCGGCTACCGGCTCGGCATACCCAGAGCCGGCAACTACCGGGAGCGCCTCAATTCCGACTCCCGCTATTTCGGGGGCACCAACCTCGGCAACGGGGGCATGGTGGTCGCCGAACCAACGCCGAGCATGGGGCACCCTTGGTCCCTCAATCTGACCCTCCCCCCCCTG
- the glgC gene encoding glucose-1-phosphate adenylyltransferase yields the protein MKHEQFPRFVSHLTKETLALILAGGRGSRLGPLTQWRAKPAVPFGGKFRIIDFPLSNCINSGIRRVGVATQYKSHSLIKHIQHGWGFLRGEFGEYVELLPAQQRIATSWYQGTADAVFQNIDIIRSDEPEYLLVLAGDHIYKMDYGPMLAYHVEKKADLTVGCSEISVEQARAFGVMSVDETGRVLRFAEKPEAPEPVPGSGDTALASMGIYVFNTNFLIEQLIKDADVPGSSHDFGHNIIPSVIGRYRAYAYPFRDVQETQESQESQQAYWRDVGTVDAYWAANMELIGVTPELNLYDAFWPIWTYQVQAPPAKFVFDDEDHRGMALDSMVSGGCIISGATVRHSLLFTNVAVSSWSMIEDTVVLPNVVIGKNCRIRRAVIDKGCVIADGTVIGEDREEDARRFYVSDGGVTLVVPDMLGQRARRVR from the coding sequence ATGAAGCATGAACAATTTCCCCGGTTCGTCAGCCATCTCACCAAGGAAACACTGGCCCTGATTCTCGCCGGGGGCCGCGGCTCCCGCTTGGGTCCGCTGACCCAGTGGCGGGCGAAACCGGCCGTACCCTTCGGGGGCAAGTTCCGCATCATCGACTTCCCGCTGTCGAATTGCATCAATTCCGGTATCCGGCGCGTCGGTGTCGCCACGCAGTACAAATCCCACTCGCTGATCAAGCATATTCAGCACGGCTGGGGTTTCCTCAGGGGTGAGTTCGGCGAGTACGTAGAGCTGCTGCCGGCCCAGCAGCGGATCGCCACGTCGTGGTATCAGGGTACCGCCGACGCTGTTTTCCAGAATATCGACATCATCCGCAGCGACGAGCCGGAATACCTCCTCGTGCTGGCCGGGGACCACATCTACAAGATGGACTATGGTCCGATGCTGGCCTACCACGTGGAGAAAAAGGCGGATCTGACGGTGGGTTGCAGCGAAATCTCCGTGGAACAGGCGCGTGCCTTCGGGGTCATGAGTGTCGACGAAACCGGTCGTGTGTTGCGGTTTGCGGAAAAGCCGGAGGCGCCCGAGCCCGTTCCCGGCAGCGGCGACACCGCGTTGGCATCCATGGGGATCTATGTGTTCAATACCAATTTTCTCATCGAGCAGCTCATCAAGGACGCGGACGTGCCCGGCTCGAGCCACGATTTCGGGCACAACATAATCCCCAGCGTAATCGGTCGCTACCGGGCCTATGCCTATCCCTTCAGGGATGTGCAGGAGACCCAGGAGTCCCAGGAGTCCCAGCAGGCCTACTGGCGCGATGTGGGGACGGTGGACGCTTACTGGGCCGCAAATATGGAGCTGATCGGAGTGACACCCGAACTGAACCTATACGACGCGTTCTGGCCGATCTGGACCTACCAGGTGCAGGCGCCCCCCGCCAAGTTCGTGTTCGACGACGAGGACCACCGGGGCATGGCCCTGGATTCGATGGTCTCGGGAGGGTGCATCATATCGGGTGCCACGGTGCGCCACTCGCTCCTGTTCACCAATGTCGCGGTGAGCTCCTGGTCAATGATCGAGGACACCGTGGTCCTGCCGAACGTCGTCATCGGCAAAAATTGCCGGATCCGCAGGGCCGTGATCGACAAGGGATGCGTGATCGCCGACGGCACGGTCATCGGCGAGGACCGCGAGGAGGACGCGCGGCGTTTCTATGTGAGCGACGGTGGCGTGACGCTGGTCGTCCCTGATATGCTCGGACAGCGGGCGCGTCGTGTCCGCTGA
- a CDS encoding glycoside hydrolase: MSADEKLDVVLCWHMHQPEYRDPTTGAYSLPWTYLHAIKDYVDMAAHLEKVPGSKAVVNFTPTLLEQIDDYARQISAFEVDGEPLRDPLLAALVCESHPEDPEQRMVLVRNAVRANEERMIRRFPHFRGLARVAKWLGRHPESAIYVNDQYLSDLLVWYHLAWMGESVRRDDSRISRLMEKGSGYTVHERRLLLRVIGELISAVVGRYRDLARSGRVELSVTPFAHPIVPLLLDLETAHEAMPDAPLPELGSYPGGEDRARWHIDRGIECFRGHFGFDPAGCWPSEGSVSDAAVTLLEQAGFEWVATGQNVLRNSMKRAALAIHDGDCLHAPYRIGQGKMRCMFRDDGLSDLIGFSYATWHADDAVANLLTHLEHIAEACAGREDGLVSIILDGENAWEHYPENGYYFLTALYRELSEHPRIRLTTFSEFLDRGTGTRELPGLVSGSWVYGTFSTWIGDSEKNRGWDMLIEAKRIYDKVLSGNRLSAEQREEAEYQLAVCEGSDWFWWFGDYNDAESVSNFERLYRHHLNALYRILGEPPPEYLSKVFTEGHGSPVMGGAMRPGRES; encoded by the coding sequence GTGTCCGCTGACGAAAAACTGGATGTGGTGCTGTGCTGGCATATGCACCAGCCGGAGTACCGGGACCCCACTACGGGAGCCTACAGTCTTCCGTGGACCTACCTCCACGCGATCAAGGATTACGTCGACATGGCGGCTCACCTGGAGAAGGTGCCCGGCTCGAAGGCGGTCGTGAACTTCACACCGACGCTGCTGGAGCAGATCGACGACTATGCCCGCCAGATCAGCGCCTTCGAGGTCGACGGAGAGCCCCTGCGGGATCCGCTGCTCGCTGCGCTGGTCTGCGAGTCGCACCCGGAGGATCCGGAGCAGAGGATGGTTCTGGTCCGAAACGCGGTGCGCGCCAACGAGGAGAGGATGATCCGGCGTTTTCCGCATTTCCGTGGACTCGCGCGGGTCGCGAAGTGGTTGGGTCGGCACCCGGAATCGGCCATCTACGTCAACGACCAGTATCTCAGCGACCTGCTGGTCTGGTATCACCTGGCCTGGATGGGTGAGTCCGTGCGGCGGGACGATTCCCGCATCAGCCGCCTCATGGAGAAGGGGAGCGGCTACACGGTGCACGAACGCCGTCTGCTGCTGAGGGTGATCGGCGAGCTGATCTCGGCGGTCGTCGGGCGGTACCGCGACCTCGCGCGAAGCGGGCGCGTCGAACTCTCCGTCACCCCCTTCGCCCACCCTATCGTACCGCTGTTGCTGGACCTGGAAACTGCCCATGAGGCCATGCCGGATGCCCCGCTCCCCGAGCTGGGTTCGTATCCCGGTGGCGAGGACCGCGCGCGCTGGCATATCGATCGGGGCATCGAGTGTTTTCGCGGGCATTTCGGGTTCGATCCGGCCGGATGCTGGCCCTCGGAGGGCAGCGTGAGCGATGCGGCCGTGACGCTTCTCGAGCAGGCCGGCTTCGAGTGGGTGGCCACAGGGCAGAACGTACTGCGCAACAGCATGAAACGCGCGGCCCTGGCAATCCATGATGGAGATTGTCTGCATGCGCCCTACCGGATCGGACAGGGAAAGATGAGATGCATGTTCCGGGACGATGGGCTCTCCGACCTGATCGGATTCTCCTATGCCACCTGGCACGCTGATGACGCTGTCGCGAACCTGCTGACCCACCTGGAGCACATCGCTGAGGCCTGCGCCGGCAGGGAAGACGGGCTCGTGAGCATCATCCTGGACGGCGAAAATGCCTGGGAACACTACCCCGAGAACGGGTATTACTTCCTTACGGCGCTGTACCGCGAACTGTCGGAGCATCCCCGGATCCGGCTGACCACGTTCTCCGAGTTCCTCGATCGCGGGACCGGAACCCGGGAATTGCCTGGACTGGTGTCGGGGAGCTGGGTGTACGGAACCTTTTCCACCTGGATCGGCGATTCGGAGAAGAACCGGGGCTGGGACATGCTCATCGAAGCCAAGCGGATCTACGACAAGGTCCTGTCGGGGAACCGCCTGAGCGCCGAGCAACGCGAAGAGGCAGAGTACCAGCTTGCCGTTTGCGAGGGTTCGGACTGGTTCTGGTGGTTTGGCGACTACAACGACGCCGAGTCGGTCAGTAATTTCGAGCGATTATATCGTCATCACCTGAACGCGCTCTATCGTATCCTCGGGGAGCCGCCTCCCGAATATCTCTCCAAGGTCTTTACCGAGGGTCACGGGTCCCCGGTCATGGGCGGGGCGATGCGTCCGGGCCGAGAGTCTTGA
- the malQ gene encoding 4-alpha-glucanotransferase, giving the protein MAGVLDRRRAGILLHPTSLPSPDGCDGDFGHEAYRFIEFLHAAGMTLWQVLPLGPTHRDRSPYQCLSVHAGNPAFISLDWLRDRGLLKGFRQDPPGQGPPEVRQDALRHAEKRFLTGSEGALNKAFLSFVSAEEGWLEDYALYVVLRRHCGDSEWWNWPPELRDRAPEALRTERERHAGEIAQVRFEQFVFYTQWRELKAYAKRHGILMFGDMPIFVAHDSADVWAHRELFTVDSKGRSEKVAGVPPDYFSETGQRWGNPLYRWDVMEASGFQWWKERVRTQLNLFDVVRLDHFRGLEAFWEIDADEETAINGAWVPAPGEGLLQNLREAFPDLPLVAEDLGTITPDVVALRKRFGIPGMKILQFGFDGRPENPYLPHNIGSHSVVYTGTHDNDTTLGWYESLENRVRWEVSSYLGFPGEPMPWPMIRAALASRARFAVIPMQDFLGLGSEARMNTPGATVDNWRWHVDKAPMSDALASKLRDACRIYARL; this is encoded by the coding sequence GTGGCGGGGGTATTGGATCGCCGGCGAGCCGGCATTCTGCTGCACCCCACGTCGCTGCCAAGTCCCGACGGGTGCGATGGGGACTTCGGACACGAAGCGTACCGCTTCATCGAGTTCCTGCACGCCGCGGGTATGACGCTATGGCAGGTGTTGCCGCTGGGTCCGACGCATCGGGACCGGTCTCCATACCAGTGCCTGTCGGTACATGCCGGCAACCCGGCGTTCATCAGCCTGGACTGGCTGCGTGACCGCGGCCTGCTCAAGGGATTCCGGCAGGACCCGCCGGGGCAGGGGCCTCCCGAGGTTCGGCAGGATGCCTTGCGCCATGCGGAGAAGCGGTTTCTCACAGGTTCCGAAGGTGCCCTGAATAAGGCATTCCTGTCATTCGTCTCCGCGGAGGAGGGCTGGCTCGAGGACTATGCCCTCTACGTGGTGCTTCGGCGGCACTGTGGGGACAGCGAGTGGTGGAACTGGCCTCCCGAACTGCGCGATCGCGCGCCCGAAGCGTTGCGAACAGAGCGTGAGCGGCATGCGGGGGAGATCGCCCAGGTCCGCTTCGAGCAGTTCGTGTTCTATACCCAGTGGCGCGAACTGAAGGCCTATGCGAAGCGCCACGGTATCCTGATGTTCGGCGATATGCCGATATTCGTCGCACACGACAGCGCGGATGTCTGGGCCCATCGCGAGTTGTTCACTGTGGATTCAAAGGGGCGGTCGGAGAAGGTGGCCGGGGTGCCGCCGGACTATTTCTCCGAGACCGGACAGCGCTGGGGGAATCCGCTGTATCGCTGGGATGTGATGGAAGCCAGCGGATTCCAGTGGTGGAAAGAGCGCGTGCGCACGCAGTTGAACCTGTTCGACGTTGTGCGCCTCGACCATTTCCGCGGTCTGGAGGCGTTCTGGGAGATCGATGCGGACGAGGAAACCGCGATCAACGGGGCGTGGGTCCCTGCTCCTGGGGAGGGGCTGCTGCAGAACCTGCGCGAGGCCTTTCCCGATCTGCCGCTGGTGGCCGAGGACCTCGGCACGATCACCCCGGATGTGGTCGCCCTGAGGAAGCGGTTCGGCATCCCGGGCATGAAGATCCTACAGTTCGGATTCGATGGCCGCCCCGAGAACCCCTATCTGCCGCACAACATCGGATCTCACAGCGTGGTCTATACCGGGACACACGACAACGACACGACACTGGGATGGTACGAGTCGCTGGAAAATCGGGTCCGATGGGAGGTCTCCTCGTACCTGGGATTTCCCGGTGAACCGATGCCCTGGCCGATGATCCGCGCCGCGCTTGCCTCGCGTGCCCGCTTTGCCGTCATCCCGATGCAGGACTTCCTGGGTCTGGGCAGCGAGGCGAGGATGAACACACCGGGGGCGACCGTCGACAACTGGCGATGGCATGTCGACAAGGCTCCCATGTCGGACGCGCTCGCTTCGAAATTGCGTGACGCCTGCCGGATATACGCCCGCCTGTGA
- a CDS encoding 1-acyl-sn-glycerol-3-phosphate acyltransferase, which produces MIHILLRSVRYLVFGVDLAVLTLALYLLSWLPHRLLRSFYPQLFRFWCRTFVRALGVELRLHQQNAHPLPDTYIMIANHPSAFEDIGIPALFPVHSLAKIEVRDWWFAGRISEAAGTLYVQREARDSRREAYESIVAELEQGGCVALYPEGGCKGRRIFESFRFGAFDISLKTGVPIVPVFLHYEAQEDFEWRPNVLLPMKILEVLRSRNKTAHYYVFDALDPGEFPDGETYTERVHGMYLEWQRRFLE; this is translated from the coding sequence GTGATCCATATCCTGTTGCGGTCGGTCCGCTATCTGGTGTTCGGCGTGGATCTGGCAGTGCTGACCCTGGCACTCTATCTCCTCTCCTGGTTGCCTCACCGGCTGCTGCGCTCCTTCTACCCGCAGTTGTTCCGGTTTTGGTGCCGGACCTTTGTCCGCGCTCTGGGCGTGGAGCTGCGCTTGCACCAGCAGAACGCCCATCCGCTGCCCGACACCTACATCATGATCGCGAATCATCCCTCGGCGTTCGAGGATATCGGCATCCCGGCGCTGTTCCCCGTGCACTCCCTGGCGAAGATCGAGGTCCGGGACTGGTGGTTCGCCGGGAGGATCAGCGAGGCGGCCGGGACGCTGTACGTCCAGCGCGAGGCGCGCGATTCGCGCAGGGAGGCCTACGAGAGCATTGTGGCCGAGTTGGAGCAGGGAGGCTGTGTGGCCCTGTATCCGGAAGGCGGGTGCAAGGGGAGACGGATCTTTGAGTCATTCCGCTTCGGGGCCTTCGACATCTCACTGAAGACGGGTGTGCCGATCGTGCCTGTATTCCTGCACTACGAGGCGCAGGAGGATTTCGAGTGGCGGCCGAACGTCCTGCTGCCCATGAAAATTCTGGAAGTGCTCCGGTCGCGCAACAAGACTGCCCATTACTATGTGTTTGACGCCCTGGATCCCGGCGAATTCCCGGATGGCGAGACCTACACGGAGCGCGTGCACGGGATGTACCTGGAATGGCAGCGTCGTTTCCTGGAGTGA